From the genome of Muricauda sp. SCSIO 64092, one region includes:
- a CDS encoding sodium:solute symporter family protein, whose amino-acid sequence MDVIDSSIIVIYVLLTLLVGIWVSKKASKGLDSYFLGGKNIKWYYLGLSNGSGMFDVSGTTWMVGMLFLYGAKSFMHMWLWPVFNQVFLMMFLAVWIRRSNIMTGSEWILTRFGDGKAGRASHSIIAIFAVISAVGFIAYFFEGVGKFLMIILPWNIPLELGDVLLLTSEQSYALIIIALTTIYTVKGGMFSVVATEVLQYIIMVIAGILIAGYAFFAISDVEINVVISEEWRTIFFGSELGTHWDAKFKAFDDLIDTQGYKMFGAFVGMSLLKGFFASIAGPVPSFDFQRILSTRTVKEAAYMSGFTNLVLYIPRYLLISGIVVIALVVLAPEMGTGQGLSSDDLEVILPKVVNDHIPVGVKGLLLAGLLAAFMSTFSAFVNASSAYIVNDIYKKYVKPKATNRHYIKISHAASFAVVALGVFMGFFAESINSLTLWISSALYGGYVAANFLKWVWWRFNGWGYFWGMLAGLFIATVQFFLDQSKMHFVEGSWLYQISNTQAIYLFPLIFGFSLLGCYLGTYFTKPTDMGVLKSFYKSVRPWGWWRPVYNCLRVEDTTFQRNKDFWLDMMNCLIGIVWQSSMIVLPIYLLIRDYPKTIIALIVFLATTLILKYTWLDRVKKIPN is encoded by the coding sequence ATGGATGTAATAGATAGCTCAATTATAGTAATCTATGTTTTGTTGACCCTTCTGGTTGGAATTTGGGTATCCAAAAAAGCGTCCAAAGGGCTCGATTCCTACTTTTTGGGAGGGAAGAATATTAAATGGTACTATCTCGGTCTTAGTAACGGATCGGGAATGTTCGATGTATCGGGAACCACATGGATGGTTGGGATGTTGTTCCTATACGGGGCCAAAAGCTTTATGCACATGTGGTTATGGCCCGTGTTCAATCAAGTTTTTCTTATGATGTTTTTGGCGGTTTGGATCAGGCGTTCCAATATCATGACCGGATCGGAATGGATCCTTACCCGTTTTGGGGACGGAAAAGCCGGTAGGGCATCGCATAGTATCATTGCCATCTTCGCTGTGATATCTGCCGTAGGGTTTATAGCGTATTTCTTTGAAGGGGTGGGCAAGTTTTTGATGATCATACTGCCTTGGAACATTCCTTTGGAACTAGGGGATGTCCTTTTATTGACCTCTGAACAGTCCTATGCCTTGATCATTATTGCGCTGACCACGATCTATACGGTAAAAGGAGGGATGTTTTCGGTGGTGGCCACAGAAGTTTTGCAATACATTATCATGGTTATTGCCGGTATTCTTATTGCAGGATATGCCTTTTTTGCCATCAGTGATGTGGAGATCAATGTTGTTATTTCAGAAGAATGGCGGACAATTTTTTTCGGTTCGGAATTAGGAACCCATTGGGATGCGAAATTTAAGGCCTTTGATGATTTGATCGATACCCAAGGGTATAAGATGTTTGGGGCATTTGTCGGCATGTCACTTTTAAAGGGGTTTTTCGCCAGCATTGCGGGACCAGTACCCAGTTTTGACTTTCAGCGGATTTTGTCCACAAGAACCGTTAAGGAAGCCGCCTATATGAGTGGGTTTACCAATTTGGTGCTTTACATCCCCCGATACCTTTTAATATCCGGAATTGTCGTGATTGCCCTGGTAGTATTGGCCCCGGAAATGGGTACTGGTCAAGGGTTGTCCAGTGATGATTTGGAAGTGATCTTGCCCAAAGTAGTGAACGATCATATCCCCGTTGGAGTCAAAGGTTTGTTATTGGCAGGGCTTTTAGCTGCATTTATGTCCACATTTTCTGCCTTTGTCAATGCCAGTTCGGCCTACATTGTCAATGACATCTACAAAAAATATGTAAAACCCAAAGCAACAAACAGGCATTACATTAAAATCAGCCATGCGGCTTCATTTGCGGTCGTGGCCTTGGGGGTATTTATGGGATTTTTTGCGGAGTCCATCAATTCATTGACATTATGGATCAGTAGTGCATTGTATGGGGGATATGTTGCCGCTAATTTTTTGAAATGGGTTTGGTGGCGATTTAATGGTTGGGGTTACTTTTGGGGCATGTTGGCAGGCCTTTTTATTGCCACAGTACAGTTTTTTCTAGATCAGAGCAAAATGCATTTTGTGGAAGGTTCCTGGCTGTACCAAATATCGAACACACAAGCCATTTATCTCTTCCCCTTAATATTCGGCTTTTCCCTTTTGGGATGTTATTTGGGTACTTATTTTACAAAACCTACCGATATGGGGGTCTTGAAATCCTTTTACAAGAGTGTCAGGCCCTGGGGCTGGTGGAGACCAGTGTACAACTGTCTAAGGGTAGAGGATACTACTTTTCAAAGGAACAAGGATTTTTGGTTGGATATGATGAACTGTCTTATAGGGATTGTATGGCAGTCCAGTATGATCGTACTGCCCATTTACCTGTTGATTAGGGATTATCCCAAAACTATAATCGCCTTAATTGTGTTTTTGGCGACCACCTTGATTTTAAAATACACCTGGTTGGACCGTGTAAAAAAAATACCCAATTGA
- a CDS encoding glycoside hydrolase family 130 protein produces MNKIPWQERPLGVTDVMWRYSENPVVQRDAIPTSNSIFNSAVVAFEGGYAGVFRCDNKAVQMNIFAGFSKDGIHWDIEHDPIDFEEGNTAMIESDYKYDPRVVCIEDRYWITWCNGYHGPTIGIGYTFDFKTFFQCENAFLPFNRNGVLFPEKVNGKYAMLSRPSDNGHTAFGDIYLSYSPDMKYWGEHRCVMKVAAFEDSAWQCTKIGAGPVPILVDEGWLLFYHGVIRTCNGFRYSMGAAILDKENPDQVKYRTQPYLLSPQTPYECVGDVPNVVFPCAALHSIKEDKVAVYYGAADTVTGLAFGHLSEVVAFTKANSL; encoded by the coding sequence ATGAATAAAATACCCTGGCAGGAAAGACCTTTAGGAGTCACGGATGTGATGTGGCGGTATAGCGAAAACCCAGTGGTGCAAAGAGATGCAATACCCACATCAAACAGTATATTCAACAGTGCAGTGGTTGCCTTTGAAGGAGGCTATGCCGGAGTCTTCAGATGTGATAACAAGGCGGTGCAGATGAATATTTTTGCCGGATTCAGTAAAGATGGAATCCATTGGGACATAGAACACGATCCCATTGATTTTGAGGAAGGCAATACGGCAATGATCGAATCGGATTATAAATATGATCCCAGGGTCGTATGTATTGAAGATAGGTATTGGATTACCTGGTGCAATGGGTACCATGGACCAACCATAGGGATAGGGTATACCTTTGACTTCAAAACATTTTTCCAGTGTGAGAACGCCTTCCTGCCCTTTAATAGGAATGGGGTACTGTTTCCCGAAAAAGTCAATGGAAAATATGCCATGTTGAGCAGGCCCAGTGATAATGGCCATACCGCTTTTGGTGATATTTACCTAAGTTACAGTCCGGACATGAAATATTGGGGGGAACATCGCTGTGTCATGAAAGTGGCCGCGTTTGAGGATAGCGCATGGCAATGCACAAAAATTGGAGCGGGTCCGGTCCCTATTTTGGTGGATGAAGGATGGTTGTTGTTTTATCATGGGGTTATTAGAACTTGCAATGGTTTCCGGTATTCCATGGGGGCGGCAATATTGGATAAGGAGAATCCAGATCAGGTGAAATATCGTACCCAACCGTACTTATTATCGCCACAAACACCCTACGAATGTGTTGGTGATGTCCCAAATGTAGTTTTTCCCTGTGCGGCCTTGCATTCCATTAAAGAGGATAAAGTGGCCGTTTATTATGGGGCAGCAGATACCGTTACAGGTTTGGCTTTTGGCCATTTATCAGAGGTGGTGGCATTTACCAAGGCAAACAGTTTGTGA
- a CDS encoding carbohydrate-binding family 9-like protein: MAINGEHIKSVIGYGFLFVFVGCVMVYGQSPPKTYIAHTKVDAITIDGKADEVSWSKAEWSDPFVDIKGEKRARYDTRMKMVWDQTHIYFFAQLEEPHVWATLKQRDTIIFYNNDFEIFIDPDGDTHNYYEFEVNALNTVWDLFLSKPYRNHGKVLGAWDAKGMQTAVHVEGTLNDASDMDKGWSLEMAIPWSFFTDPGRADKVPENEFWRLNFSRVNWDFDLNNGRYSRKKDKETGKFLHEHNWVWSPQEVINMHEPERWGYVYFSDKSVGDRDTFTIPNDEHIKWYLYELYRDYRAGENQKKHWRFDGDNAFVKPKDILGKSITPILETHRTGFNLWVKSPFTNTILNIDEDGKYTKSKP; encoded by the coding sequence ATGGCGATCAATGGGGAACATATAAAATCTGTTATTGGCTATGGATTCCTTTTTGTGTTTGTGGGATGCGTTATGGTATATGGACAAAGCCCCCCCAAAACCTATATTGCCCATACCAAAGTGGATGCCATAACCATTGATGGAAAGGCGGATGAGGTATCATGGTCAAAGGCGGAATGGTCAGATCCGTTTGTTGATATAAAGGGCGAAAAAAGAGCAAGGTATGATACGCGAATGAAAATGGTTTGGGACCAAACCCATATCTATTTTTTTGCCCAGTTGGAAGAGCCCCATGTATGGGCAACCCTAAAACAGCGTGATACCATTATATTTTACAACAACGATTTTGAAATCTTCATTGACCCGGATGGGGATACCCACAATTACTATGAATTTGAGGTGAACGCACTGAATACGGTTTGGGATTTGTTTCTTTCCAAACCCTATCGTAATCATGGAAAGGTTTTGGGGGCCTGGGATGCCAAGGGGATGCAAACGGCCGTCCATGTAGAGGGAACCCTTAATGATGCCTCAGATATGGATAAGGGCTGGTCTTTGGAAATGGCCATACCCTGGTCTTTTTTTACCGATCCCGGGAGAGCGGACAAGGTTCCCGAGAATGAATTCTGGAGGTTGAATTTCTCCAGGGTCAATTGGGATTTTGACCTGAACAATGGTAGGTATTCCAGAAAGAAGGACAAGGAAACAGGAAAATTTCTTCACGAACATAACTGGGTTTGGTCCCCTCAGGAAGTGATTAATATGCACGAACCTGAGCGCTGGGGATATGTCTATTTTTCCGATAAAAGTGTAGGGGATAGGGACACCTTTACCATTCCCAATGACGAACATATTAAGTGGTATCTCTATGAGCTTTATCGGGATTATAGGGCCGGGGAAAATCAAAAAAAGCACTGGCGGTTCGATGGGGATAATGCCTTTGTAAAGCCAAAGGATATCCTGGGTAAATCGATAACCCCCATTCTGGAAACCCATAGAACGGGATTTAACCTGTGGGTCAAAAGCCCGTTCACGAACACGATTTTGAATATTGATGAAGATGGAAAATACACGAAAAGTAAACCGTAA
- a CDS encoding family 10 glycosylhydrolase: MVSCQSKQESEQNDTTSTTKEFKFWTWITADDSRTNDSYRGEFAKYKKYGIDAVLINTNADPVLLERLVPLAQEADLEVHAWMFTMNRPGDAIALQHPDWYMVSRSGKSCFDNRPYVDYYQWLSPSHPDARQHIWNLVENLAKVEGVVSVHLDYIRYPDVFLPIGLLPKYDLVQNEELPDFDFDYSEVAVEKFKKLHGKDIRETEVPAIDMEWKQFRLNEIKVVVDGAQEIAHKYGKILTAAVFPYPEMADHMVRQRWDKWNIDVVLPMVYNNFYNEETDWIGYVTRQGVKDLKGKNVELHTGLFVPTMSVAELAKAMELAYENGAKGVSFFDGPAITDQQLMAIKKFKENLIQ, translated from the coding sequence ATGGTTTCATGCCAATCCAAACAGGAATCGGAACAGAATGACACCACCTCAACCACAAAGGAATTTAAATTCTGGACATGGATTACGGCGGATGATAGTAGAACCAATGATTCGTATAGAGGGGAATTTGCCAAGTACAAAAAATATGGCATCGATGCTGTATTGATTAACACCAATGCCGATCCCGTACTGTTGGAGAGATTGGTTCCCTTGGCGCAGGAAGCCGATCTTGAAGTGCATGCCTGGATGTTTACCATGAATAGGCCTGGTGATGCCATAGCCTTACAACACCCTGATTGGTATATGGTTAGTAGAAGTGGAAAATCGTGTTTCGATAATCGTCCTTATGTGGACTACTATCAGTGGTTATCACCGAGCCATCCCGACGCACGCCAACATATATGGAATTTAGTGGAAAACCTGGCAAAAGTAGAGGGCGTTGTCAGTGTTCACTTGGATTATATAAGATATCCTGACGTGTTTTTACCAATTGGTCTATTACCTAAATATGATTTGGTTCAGAATGAAGAATTACCGGATTTCGACTTTGACTATTCTGAAGTGGCGGTGGAAAAGTTCAAAAAACTGCACGGAAAAGATATTAGGGAAACAGAAGTTCCGGCCATAGATATGGAGTGGAAACAATTTAGGTTAAACGAAATAAAAGTAGTGGTGGACGGTGCTCAAGAAATAGCGCATAAATATGGCAAAATACTCACCGCAGCTGTATTTCCCTATCCAGAAATGGCCGACCATATGGTAAGACAACGATGGGATAAATGGAACATCGATGTAGTATTACCTATGGTGTACAACAATTTTTACAATGAGGAAACCGATTGGATCGGTTATGTTACCAGACAGGGCGTTAAAGACCTAAAAGGCAAAAATGTGGAACTTCACACGGGATTGTTCGTCCCAACCATGTCCGTTGCCGAACTCGCAAAGGCTATGGAACTCGCCTATGAAAATGGCGCTAAAGGCGTCTCCTTTTTTGATGGTCCGGCCATTACGGACCAACAACTGATGGCTATTAAAAAGTTCAAGGAAAACCTGATACAATGA
- a CDS encoding GH92 family glycosyl hydrolase encodes MRFKGYCGLVLLGVLGCVPQQKTEVDEGRLVQWVNPFVGTDGPGNTYPGATVPFGMVQLSPDIGISGWDRIAGYYYQDSIITGFSHTHLSGTGAGDLYDILVMPTNDGFSQRIPENNFKPFSHFSHNREGASPGYYWVDLLDYGIKAEMTATKRVGVHRYTFPKADSTQVHVDLGYALNWDKPTDTFLKVVNDSTIQGHRMSTGWARNQRLFFEMRFSKPFASHRFNGGQEEGVSSLGGSTNAKIVLEYAMENGEQLVLRTGLSSVSAEAAGKAIDTEAHTDFDAIRREAENHWEKELQKVRVITQDTVSKGIFYTMCYQSMLAPTLYSDSNGSYKTANDAEGKYLRGMDTVAKAIGFDRYDTFSLWDTFRAAHPLYTILHPERVPHMVKSLLAHYRETGLLPVWSMQGSETNMMIGYHAVPVIVDAHFKGFDFDRELAFEACRTSAMASGRQIDIYREKGFIPVDGHHENWSVSKTLEYAYDDWCIAMFAKDLGKMEDHDYFLARSKNWRNLYNEKNSWLQPKDGNGNFIYPFVPKAYTPYFCESNAWHYYWSVMQDIPGLIQKTGGLKRFEQKLDSMFTYAPSPEDKLPIFSTGMIGQYAHGNEPSHHVAYLYNYVQKPAKTRKLIQRIVREQYKNEPNGHCGNEDCGQMSSWLLFSAMGFYPVNPAQGVYDLGIPLFEELEIAMGEKKFIIRKEGHHTADNDVEAVFLNGEKLDRTYITHKEVITGGELVFKMTEPSSATVKSELKTPEVNKIY; translated from the coding sequence ATGAGGTTTAAAGGGTATTGTGGTTTGGTGTTGCTTGGGGTTCTTGGTTGCGTTCCGCAACAAAAGACGGAAGTTGATGAAGGGCGACTTGTACAATGGGTCAATCCATTTGTAGGTACGGATGGTCCGGGAAATACCTATCCCGGGGCAACGGTCCCTTTTGGCATGGTACAATTGAGTCCGGATATTGGTATTTCGGGTTGGGATCGGATTGCAGGCTATTACTATCAGGATTCCATTATTACGGGCTTCTCCCATACCCATCTTTCCGGAACCGGGGCAGGGGACCTATATGATATTTTGGTCATGCCCACCAACGATGGATTTTCCCAAAGGATACCGGAAAATAACTTCAAACCCTTTTCACATTTCAGCCATAACCGTGAAGGGGCTTCCCCGGGTTATTACTGGGTTGATCTTCTGGATTATGGTATCAAGGCCGAAATGACTGCTACAAAAAGGGTAGGGGTACATCGATATACCTTTCCAAAAGCGGATAGTACGCAAGTTCATGTTGACTTGGGCTATGCCCTTAATTGGGACAAGCCCACCGATACTTTTTTGAAAGTGGTGAACGATTCCACCATTCAAGGGCATCGTATGTCCACGGGATGGGCTAGAAATCAACGCTTGTTTTTTGAAATGCGTTTTTCAAAGCCCTTTGCATCGCATCGTTTTAATGGGGGACAGGAAGAGGGCGTTTCTTCTCTAGGAGGCAGCACCAATGCCAAAATCGTCTTGGAGTACGCCATGGAAAATGGGGAACAATTGGTGCTAAGGACAGGATTGTCATCGGTGAGTGCCGAAGCGGCAGGAAAGGCCATTGATACGGAAGCCCATACCGATTTTGATGCGATTAGAAGGGAAGCGGAAAACCATTGGGAAAAGGAGCTTCAGAAAGTAAGGGTCATTACCCAGGATACGGTTTCCAAAGGTATATTTTACACCATGTGTTATCAGTCCATGTTGGCCCCAACACTATACAGTGATAGTAATGGGTCCTACAAAACCGCCAATGATGCGGAAGGAAAGTACCTAAGGGGAATGGACACGGTCGCCAAGGCCATAGGTTTTGATCGGTATGATACCTTTTCCCTATGGGATACCTTTAGGGCGGCACACCCACTATATACCATCCTTCATCCGGAACGGGTACCCCATATGGTCAAATCCTTATTGGCTCACTATAGGGAAACGGGACTTTTGCCTGTTTGGTCCATGCAGGGCAGTGAGACCAATATGATGATTGGATACCATGCCGTGCCCGTTATTGTGGACGCCCATTTTAAAGGGTTCGATTTTGACCGGGAACTGGCCTTTGAGGCCTGTAGAACCAGTGCCATGGCCAGTGGGCGCCAAATAGACATCTACAGGGAAAAAGGGTTCATACCTGTGGATGGACATCATGAAAACTGGTCGGTTTCAAAAACACTGGAATACGCTTATGACGATTGGTGCATTGCCATGTTTGCCAAAGATTTGGGTAAGATGGAGGACCATGATTATTTTTTGGCCCGATCAAAAAACTGGCGCAACCTCTACAATGAAAAAAACTCTTGGCTACAGCCTAAAGATGGAAACGGTAATTTTATCTATCCCTTTGTTCCCAAGGCATACACCCCCTATTTCTGTGAGAGCAATGCTTGGCACTACTATTGGTCGGTCATGCAGGATATACCAGGTTTGATTCAGAAAACGGGGGGATTGAAGCGGTTTGAACAAAAGTTGGACTCCATGTTTACGTATGCCCCCTCACCAGAAGACAAGCTTCCCATTTTCAGTACGGGGATGATCGGTCAGTACGCCCATGGCAATGAACCCAGCCATCATGTGGCCTATCTGTACAATTATGTGCAAAAGCCTGCAAAGACCCGGAAATTGATCCAACGGATTGTACGGGAACAATATAAGAATGAACCCAATGGCCATTGTGGCAACGAGGATTGCGGGCAAATGTCCTCCTGGCTACTGTTCAGCGCAATGGGATTCTATCCTGTAAACCCGGCACAAGGTGTCTATGATTTGGGGATTCCCTTGTTCGAAGAATTGGAGATTGCTATGGGTGAAAAAAAGTTCATCATCCGAAAAGAAGGGCACCATACCGCCGATAACGATGTTGAGGCCGTTTTTTTGAATGGGGAAAAACTGGATAGGACCTATATTACCCATAAAGAGGTAATCACCGGTGGGGAATTGGTATTTAAAATGACCGAACCATCTTCCGCAACCGTAAAAAGTGAATTAAAAACTCCCGAAGTGAATAAAATCTATTGA
- a CDS encoding GH92 family glycosyl hydrolase, producing MKKVTISNSLKIYLFLILLLLALSCEEQPKEQETIQDFVHYVNPLMGTDSSFDLSNGNTYPAIAMPWGMNFWTPMTSKMGDGWTYKYDEHKIRGIKQTHQPSPWINDYAAFSLMAVTGDLKFQEEERASWFSHKAETVRPDYYSVYLADYDVVAEVAPTERAAHFKFTFPETDKAYILLDAFFKGSMVKILPEQRKVIGYCRNNSGGVPDNFHNYFVAEFDTDFELTHTWEDNWQLHEGSTESEGEHVGAILGFATKRGQTIRVKVASSFISPEQAQLNLDRELGNDSFQETREKANEAWQKELGRIEVFSTNQDHLKTFYSCLYRVLLFPRKFYEINSQDQVVHYSPYNGEVLPGYMFTDNGFWDTFRAVFPFFNMMYPELNAQIMEGLVNTYKESGWLPEWASPGHRDSMIGSNSASIIADAHLSGVDGFDVEVLLEAMLKNATVAHGRPTNSVGRAGLEYYNSLGYVPYDVGVNENAARTLEYAYADFTIAQLAKSMGKESLAQQYYAKSLNYKKLFDPSTKLMRGKNKDGQFQTPFNPLKWGDAFTEGNSLHYTWSVFHDVQGLIDLMGGEDEFVRMLDGVFEMPPKYDDSYYGFTIHEIREMQIVNMGNYAHGNQPIQHMIYLYNHARQPWKAQQRIREVLTKLYTPAPDGYCGDEDNGQTSAWYVFSALGFYPVAPATNEYVIGSPLFDRAILHLQNGNTFTVTAEGNGNNSPFIQNASLNGKPMDQTWIAAETVQNGGELTFGMGVEPNKNWGISQEGVPYSFSIK from the coding sequence ATGAAAAAAGTAACCATAAGCAACAGCCTAAAAATATACTTGTTCTTGATTCTGCTGTTATTGGCACTATCATGTGAAGAGCAACCAAAAGAACAGGAAACCATCCAGGACTTTGTGCATTACGTGAATCCGCTCATGGGAACGGATTCCTCCTTTGATCTCTCCAATGGTAATACCTATCCCGCCATAGCCATGCCCTGGGGAATGAATTTTTGGACTCCCATGACCTCCAAAATGGGGGATGGATGGACCTACAAATACGATGAACATAAAATACGGGGCATTAAACAGACCCATCAGCCCAGCCCTTGGATCAATGACTATGCGGCCTTTTCGCTCATGGCCGTAACCGGTGACCTAAAGTTTCAGGAAGAGGAGAGGGCCTCCTGGTTTTCGCACAAAGCGGAGACGGTTAGGCCGGATTACTACAGTGTTTATTTGGCAGACTATGATGTAGTGGCGGAAGTGGCCCCTACGGAAAGGGCGGCCCATTTTAAATTCACCTTTCCAGAGACCGATAAGGCCTATATTCTGTTGGATGCCTTTTTTAAGGGTTCTATGGTAAAAATCTTGCCGGAACAACGAAAAGTTATTGGGTATTGCCGTAACAATAGTGGGGGTGTCCCGGACAATTTCCACAATTACTTTGTAGCTGAGTTTGATACGGATTTTGAGCTTACCCATACTTGGGAGGATAACTGGCAGCTCCATGAGGGCAGTACGGAAAGTGAAGGCGAACATGTTGGGGCCATTTTAGGATTTGCTACCAAAAGGGGCCAAACGATTCGTGTAAAAGTAGCATCTTCATTTATATCCCCGGAACAGGCCCAATTAAATTTGGATAGGGAACTGGGGAATGATTCGTTTCAGGAAACGCGGGAAAAGGCCAATGAAGCATGGCAAAAGGAGCTGGGCAGGATAGAAGTGTTCTCGACGAATCAAGATCATTTAAAGACCTTTTATTCCTGTTTATATCGCGTATTGCTCTTTCCCAGAAAGTTTTACGAAATCAATTCCCAGGACCAGGTGGTGCATTACAGTCCTTACAACGGGGAAGTGCTTCCGGGATATATGTTTACCGACAACGGGTTTTGGGATACGTTCAGGGCCGTCTTTCCTTTCTTTAATATGATGTATCCGGAATTGAATGCCCAGATTATGGAAGGCTTGGTGAATACGTACAAAGAATCAGGATGGTTACCGGAATGGGCGAGTCCGGGACATCGCGACAGTATGATTGGCTCCAACTCCGCATCCATTATTGCCGATGCCCATTTAAGTGGGGTGGATGGGTTTGATGTGGAAGTGCTCCTGGAGGCCATGTTAAAAAATGCCACCGTGGCCCATGGGAGACCTACAAACAGTGTGGGCAGAGCTGGACTGGAATACTATAATAGCTTGGGGTATGTACCCTATGATGTGGGAGTCAACGAAAATGCTGCCAGAACTTTGGAATACGCCTATGCCGATTTTACCATTGCACAGCTGGCAAAATCCATGGGCAAGGAGAGTTTGGCCCAACAGTACTATGCCAAATCGTTGAACTATAAAAAATTATTCGATCCCTCCACCAAATTGATGCGTGGCAAAAACAAGGACGGTCAATTCCAAACACCCTTTAATCCGCTTAAATGGGGAGATGCCTTTACCGAAGGCAATAGCCTCCACTACACCTGGTCCGTGTTTCATGATGTACAGGGTTTAATTGATTTAATGGGCGGGGAGGATGAATTTGTACGGATGTTGGATGGCGTGTTTGAAATGCCCCCCAAATATGACGATTCCTACTATGGATTTACCATTCATGAAATCAGGGAGATGCAGATTGTGAACATGGGCAATTACGCCCATGGTAACCAACCCATTCAACACATGATCTATCTCTATAACCATGCACGACAGCCTTGGAAAGCCCAACAAAGGATAAGGGAAGTGTTGACCAAATTGTACACTCCTGCACCGGATGGTTACTGTGGTGACGAGGACAATGGACAGACCTCGGCATGGTATGTGTTCAGTGCCTTGGGCTTTTATCCCGTTGCACCGGCTACCAACGAGTATGTTATTGGAAGTCCCCTTTTTGACAGGGCCATACTGCATTTGCAAAATGGGAACACATTTACCGTAACTGCAGAGGGCAATGGAAATAATAGTCCCTTTATCCAAAATGCAAGTCTAAACGGCAAACCGATGGACCAAACCTGGATTGCTGCGGAAACCGTTCAAAACGGAGGGGAACTCACATTTGGGATGGGCGTGGAACCGAACAAAAATTGGGGCATTTCCCAAGAAGGGGTACCCTATTCTTTTAGCATAAAATAG